In a genomic window of Pangasianodon hypophthalmus isolate fPanHyp1 chromosome 19, fPanHyp1.pri, whole genome shotgun sequence:
- the si:dkeyp-55f12.3 gene encoding parathymosin, whose translation MACALKGELKGKDGRTSKFTVEAENNLKSLIEGVKKINSEISVVLTELVEEEKSLNAERGECRARDDEEEDEEEEDEDEDEEEEEGDDEDVATETAAVKLKSEPPAKRLKSVTPS comes from the exons ATGGCGTGCGCGTTGAAGGGAGAGCTGAAAGGGAAAGACGGGAGAACGAGCAAGTTCACAGTGGAGGCGGAGAATAATTTAAAATCCCTCATCGAAGGAGTGAAGAAGATAAACTCGGAGATTTCGGTGGTTTTAACGGAGCTCGTGGAAGAGGAGAAGAGTTTAAACGCGGAGAGAGGAGAATGTCGCGCGCGCG atgatgaagaggaagatgaggaggaagaagacgaggatgaggatgaggaggaagaggagggtgATGATGAAGACGTCGCTACAGAAACCGCTGCAGTTAAATTAAAGTCCGAACCTCCAGCGAAGCGACTGAAGAGCGTCACACCGTCCTGA
- the tmem251 gene encoding lysosomal enzyme trafficking factor, whose translation MMNFRQRMGWIGVAVYLLVSVAAVYYVFEINQTYNRLTLAHVEKTSGTHSPPPRAADSASSSADSASTSASWMQGVKSRLLLLPFWLWAAIFLVPYLQLFLFLYSCTRADPRTVGYCILPVCLALLCNRHASFTKASNQISRLQLIDT comes from the coding sequence ATGATGAACTTTCGTCAGAGGATGGGATGGATCGGAGTGGCCGTGTACTTGCTGGTTAGCGTCGCTGCGGTTTATTACGTGTTCGAGATCAATCAGACGTACAACCGCCTCACGCTGGCCCACGTGGAGAAGACCAGCGGGACACACTCACCTCCGCCGCGCGCCGCAGACTCCGCCTCCTCCTCCGCAGACTCCGCCTCCACCTCCGCGTCCTGGATGCAGGGCGTGAAGTCGCGGCTCCTCCTGCTGCCCTTCTGGCTGTGGGCGGCCATCTTCCTCGTCCCGTACCTGcagctcttcctcttcctctacTCCTGCACGCGGGCCGACCCCAGAACCGTGGGTTACTGCATCCTGCCCGTCTGCCTCGCCCTGCTCTGTAAcagacacgcctccttcaccaaGGCGTCCAATCAGATCAGCAGGCTCCAGCTGATTGACACCtga
- the ubr7 gene encoding putative E3 ubiquitin-protein ligase UBR7, whose translation MAAAAAEGEGEEVTVSLVDVLEEDEELEQEASAVLGGSDSEKCSYPEGYVKRQALYACNTCTPKGGEPAGICLACSYKCHEGHELFELYTKRNFRCDCGNEKFGEMECRLFPEKEKTNCGNKYSHNFFGLYCTCERPYPDPEDEVADEMIQCVVCEDWLHGRHLGCVVPECVELQEMICESCMNKSPFLWTYAAHLAVPPTVKVCKEEEDSVRVEVEHDEEENKTDVKSSLNEKVEVCEQVEVNGTAGCKRKLQELEAEGSGCRFEEMKSSGKSQVRQGAVFWPAAWRTKLCSCQRCKSVLAEGGVCFLLDETDTVLAYENKGKTTEQANGGEARDPLMSALNNLNHVQQLEIIHEYNDMKTELKDYLQRFAAEGKVVTPEDIRRFFEEQQSRKRRRANAGQYYCS comes from the exons atggcggcggcggcggcggagggagagggagaggaggtaACCGTGTCTCTGGTGGATGTgctggaggaggatgaggagctGGAGCAGGAAGCCTCGGCTGTGCTCGGAGGCAGCGACTCGGAGAAGTGCTCATATCCAGAG GGGTATGTGAAGCGTCAGGCTCTGTACGCGTGTAACACCTGCACACCAAAGGGAGGAGAACCAGCAGGAATCTGTCTCGCCTGTTCATACAAGTGTCATGAAGGTCACGAACTGTTCGAGCTCTACACCAAGAG GAATTTCCGGTGTGACTGTGGGAATGAGAAGTTCGGAGAGATGGAGTGCAGGTTATTCCCA gagaaagagaagacCAACTGCGGGAATAAATACAGTCACAATTTCTTCGGGCTGTACTGCACGTGTGAGAGGCCGTACCCCGACCCAGAGGACGAG GTTGCCGATGAGATGAtccagtgtgtggtgtgtgaggacTGGCTGCACGGCCGG cacttGGGCTGTGTGGTCCCAGAGTGTGTGGAACTTCAGGAAATGATCTGTGAGTCCTGCATGAATAAATCTCCGTTCCTCTGGACCTACGCTGCTCACCTGGCCG TGCCTCCTACAGTGAAAGTGTGTAAAGAAGAGGAGGACAGTGTGAGAGTGGAGGTGGAGCATGATGAAGAGGAGAATAAAACAGACGTGAAGAGCTCGCTGAATGAAAAG gtggaggtgtgtgagCAGGTGGAGGTGAACGGGACGGCCGGCTGTAAGAGGAAGCTGCAGGAGCTGGAGGCTGAAGGTTCAGGGTGCAGGTTTGAGGAGATGAAGTCGTCGGGGAAGAGCCAGGTTCGGCAGGGAGCCGTGTTCTGGCCTGCAGCGTGGCGCACTAAACTCTGTTCCTGTCAGCGCTGTaag agtgtgttaGCGGAGGGCGGCGTGTGCTTCCTGTTGGATGAGACCGACACGGTGCTCGCGTATGAGAATAAGGGCAAAACCACAGAGCAGGCGAACGGAGGCGAAGCTCGAGACCCGCTCATGTCTGCACTCAACAACCTGAACCACGTGCAGCAGCTCGAGATCATtcacg AGTATAACGACATGAAGACGGAGCTGAAGGATTACTTACAGAGGTTTGCAGCGGAGGGAAAG GTGGTGACCCCGGAAGACATCCGTCGCTTCTTTGAAGAGCAGCAGAGTCGTAAAAGACGGAGAGCCAACGCCGGTCAGTACTACTGCAGCTGA